From Lemur catta isolate mLemCat1 chromosome 21, mLemCat1.pri, whole genome shotgun sequence, a single genomic window includes:
- the LOC123625976 gene encoding uncharacterized protein LOC123625976, giving the protein MRAHAGARSCMYIYVLVCCVTCPSTPAGTLWRPLTYTQAVYGDVPSRPGATWQAGAGELCCCPRPGPAGPETRCAEDTRAGPAASPTPRTLRAPGGLLTLSASKCGSMTPVVPARSFSSRALATPSPTRCRGSRSPAPVQVPDHSPLGHTSQHALQAKNGRGRSPIPEPLLTPSPALPEGLWVPECSRGGRPGSSGTQEGTELGATEDFQEAKASKLRPWLSFARAAAWIMLSLTSGGPEAWLPLTSLDLCPCWALCLQQHHPDPFQLRSVFRLGLSCPLSGEPLITQSRDCQFSRLSPLD; this is encoded by the exons ATGCGCGCGCACGCTGGTGCACGctcatgtatgtacatatatgtgctCGTGTGCTGTGTGACATGCCCTTCCACGCCTGCTGGCACTCTCTGGCGCCCTCTCACGTACACACAGGCAGTCTATGGGGACGTACCATCGCGTCCCGGGGCCAcctggcaggcaggggctggggagctcTGCTGCTGCCCACGGCCGGGCCCCGCTGGGCCGGAGACCCGGTGCGCCGAGGACACCCGGGCTGGACCTGCGGCCTCTCCCACTCCCCGCACGCTGCGGGCCCCAGGTGGGCTGCTCACCCTCTCTGCCTCTAAATGTGGCTCCATGACCCCTGTGGTCCCTGCCAGGTCATTTTCTTCCAGAGCCCTGGCCACTCCCAGCCCTACCAGGTGCCGGGGGTCCAGAAGCCCAGCCCCTGTCCAGGTCCCCGACCACTCCCCCCTGGGCCATACGTCCCAGCATGCTTTGCAGGCAAAAAACGGCAGGGGCAGGTCGCCTATTCCGGAGCCTCTCTTGACCCCATCACCTGCCCTCCCAGAGGGGCTCTGGGTCCCAGAGTGCTCTCGTGGTGGGCGCCCAGGCAGTTCCGGGACCCAAGAAGGGACTGAGCTCGGGGCCACAGAGGATTTTCAGGAAGCCAAGGCATCCAAGTTAAGGCCTTGGCTCAGCTTTGCCAGGGCAGCTGCCTGGATCATGCTGTCCCTCACTTCTGGAGGACCAGAAG CCTGGCTGCCCCTCACCTCTCTGGACTTGTGCCCGTGCTGGGCCCTCTGCCTACAGCAGCACCACCCTGATCCGTTCCAGCTCAGATCTGTCTTCAGACTCGGGCTCAGCTGTCCCCTCTCTGGAGAGCCCCTGATCACACAGAGTCGTGACTGCCAGTTTTCACGTCTCTCTCCACTGGACTGA